The Glycine soja cultivar W05 chromosome 15, ASM419377v2, whole genome shotgun sequence region AAAAATTATACATTGACACAATAGGATAATTGGTACCTAgtgagataaaattttaaaaaaatatagatattcaTATTATAGGTATTATGATTTGgtatgaaagagaaaaaaagaagatgaaaagtgtttaaaaaataagtttaatattTATGCATTGAAATCATGATGAATTATGAGTAGATGTGTGTTTAATGTCCATCTATCATCTTCACAGTATGGGACAACACAAAAGCAATATGAATGTGATGGACCACAATTGGGCCCTCAAGCCCCAATTCGGCCCATTGGGCAATCGAAAAGAAAAAGCATGCGCTGCggatattaataattttgtgaCGCTCCACCACAATTCCCCATTCCCAAAATTTCTCATTCTCCCTTTCCTCTCCGAACCCTCGATCACTCTCACGCGCTCCTATATTCGCTCCTCCACCGTCGCTCTCTCGAACAACCACAACACCATCTTCATCACATGgtcagtttttttctttctaattctctctcttccttttttcgTTTATCCGATTTGTTCTCCCGCCCGCACCAATAACTAAATCCGCGAATttcgagttttttttttgttggattttGTTGCATCGGAATTTCTGAGCTGGGTTCGTATTTGATCTGATCGTTTAACTTGAACGGtgccttttttaattttctgaaaaagaaTAAATCGTGGCGTTTTCAGATCTGATTTCGGTGTTTCGATTGAGTTTTTCCCGAATTGGTAGCTTAATATGATAGTTATATTGCGGATTTCAGTTTACAACAGCTTGTGATGCGTGATGTGTTTGATCTGCGGAGAAATCGGTTTTGTGATCTGACATGTGGatttaacttcttttatttgataattatgcGTGGAATTTTCAAATAAGGCATATATTCttgttctgtttttgtttttggttgcatatattcttattcttttattagatttattttggtgatgtttcttatattaaatttattaatgagtaaatatgattttattttgggatttaAGTGACGACAAACATAACGcggctttttatttttttattgatgtttaCTTATTTTGGCACTAATCACTGTCTGCTTCTATCCCCTTTATTTGGACGAT contains the following coding sequences:
- the LOC114388048 gene encoding uncharacterized protein LOC114388048 isoform X2; this encodes MGQHKSNMNVMDHNWALKPQFGPLGNRKEKACAADINNFVTLHHNSPFPKFLILPFLSEPSITLTRSYIRSSTVALSNNHNTIFITWSPDTSRVRSKMIYASSKDRFKRELDGIQVELQATDPTEMGLDVFKSRAN